The Pungitius pungitius chromosome 10, fPunPun2.1, whole genome shotgun sequence genome has a window encoding:
- the LOC119228899 gene encoding olfactory receptor 4B13-like, translating into MTSSYIIMDKVSVVRIFILSGLNETNDYRITLLTFTLQYYCMVLFFNISVIMIIIVDQNLHEPMYIFLCSFCMNGLYGTIGFYPKFLFDLFSSSQQISYEWCLFQAFVMNSFACCELSILAVMAYDRYVAICRPLHYLSVMTTRRVSQLICFSWFTPFCILSINVVLTSRLRLCGVKIDRLFCVNWVIVKLACNESDTFSNNITAYFTIIFYVSHGFFIIWTYMHLIRTCVKSKHDRVKFMQTCVPHLVSLVTFLVLIFFDLMYMRFGSKDLPQSLQNFIAIEFLLIPPVMNPLVYGLKLTKIRNRIFRQFLFRRKLHPLT; encoded by the coding sequence ATGACAAGTAGTTATATTATTATGGATAAGGTTTCTGTTGTAAGAATTTTCATTCTATCAGGGTTAAATGAGACAAATGATTACAGAATAACACTCTTGACATTCACTTTACAGTATTACTgtatggttttgtttttcaacatATCTGTCATCATGATTATTATTGTGGATCAAAACTTACATGAAcccatgtacatttttttatgtaGTTTTTGCATGAATGGTCTTTATGGGACCATAGGTTTCTACCCCAAATTCCTCTTTGAtctgttttcttcctctcaACAGATCTCCTATGAATGGTGCCTTTTTCAGGCTTTTGTCATGAATTCATTTGCTTGCTGTGAATTATCCATCCTAGCAGTCAtggcctatgacagatatgtgGCTATATGTCGACCTCTTCACTACCTGTCTGTCATGACAACGAGGAGGGTCTCTCAGCTGATATGTTTCTCCTGGTTCACACCTTTCTGCATCCTTTCCATCAATGTTGTGCTGACATCAAGACTGAGGTTATGTGGTGTAAAGATTGACAGACTGTTTTGTGTGAACTGGGTAATTGTTAAACTTGCTTGCAATGAATCTGACACCTTTTCAAACAACATAACTGCATATTTTACAATTATCTTTTATGTCTCTCATGGATTTTTTATAATTTGGACTTATATGCATCTTATTAGAACATGTGTGAAGTCTAAACATGACAGGGTGAAGTTTATGCAGACGTGTGTGCCtcatttagtctctttagtcacGTTCcttgttttgatattttttgaTTTAATGTATATGCGATTTGGCTCCAAAGATTTACCTCAGAGCCTTCAGAACTTCATTGCTATAGAATTTCTCCTCATTCCTCCTGTGATGAATCCTCTAGTTTATGGACTTAAACTGACAAAGATACGAAACAGAATATTTCGTCAATTTCTTTTCCGAAGAAAATTACATCCATTGACTTAA
- the LOC119228904 gene encoding olfactory receptor 4B13-like — MDNVSVVRFFILSGLNETNDYRVTLLTFTLLYYCMILFLNTSIIMIIILDQNLHEPMYILLCSFCMNSLYGTTCFYPKFLLDLLSSSQQISYEWCLLQAFVIYSFPCYELSILAVMAYDRYLAICRPLHYQSVMTKSKVSQLICFSWFTPFCILCINILLTSRLRLCGVNIDRLFCVNWAIVKLACYESDTFSNNITAYFTMMIYSSHGLFVVWTYMHLIRTCVRSKDDRVKFMQTCVPHLVSLVTFLVVVLFDLMHIRFGSKDLPQSLQNFIAIEFLLIPPVMNPLVYGFKLTKIRNKILDWVFLEEN; from the coding sequence ATGGATAATGTTTCTGTTGTAAGATTTTTCATTCTATCAGGGTTAAATGAGACAAATGATTACAGAGTAACACTCTTGACATTCACTTTACTGTATTACTGTATGATTTTGTTTCTTAATACCTCAATAATTATGATTATCATCTTGGATCAAAACTTACATGAACCCatgtacattttattgtgtAGTTTTTGTATGAATAGTCTCTATGGGACCACGTGTTTTTATCCCAAGTTCCTTTTAGATCTGCTTTCTTCCTCTCAACAGATCTCCTATGAATGGTGCCTTTTACAGGCttttgtgatttattcattCCCTTGCTATGAATTATCCATCCTAGCAGTCATGGCCTACGACAGATATCTGGCTATATGTCGACCTCTTCACTACCAGTCTGTCATGACAAAGAGCAAGGTCTCTCAGCTGATATGTTTCTCCTGGTTCACACCTTTCTGCATTCTTTGCATCAATATTCTGCTGACGTCAAGACTGAGGTTATGTGGTGTAAACATTGACAGACTGTTTTGTGTGAACTGGGCAATTGTTAAACTTGCTTGTTATGAATCTGACACCTTTTCAAACAACATAACTGCATATTTTACAATGATGATTTATAGTTCACATGGATTATTCGTAGTTTGGACATATATGCATCTTATTAGAACTTGTGTGAGGTCTAAAGATGACAGGGTGAAGTTTATGCAGACGTGTGTGCCtcatttagtctctttagtcacGTTCCTTGTTGTAGTTCTTTTTGATTTAATGCATATACGATTTGGCTCCAAAGATTTACCTCAGAGCCTTCAGAACTTCATTGCTATAGAATTCCTCCTCATTCCCCCTGTGATGAATCCTCTAGTTTATGGATTTAAATTGACAAAGATACGAAACAAGATTTTAGATTGGGTTTTTTTGGAAGAAAATTAG
- the LOC119228906 gene encoding olfactory receptor 11H6-like, with the protein MDNISVVRFFILSGLNETNDYRITLLTFTLLYYCMILFLNTSIIMIIFLDQNIHEPMYILLCSFCMNGLYGTTGFYPKFLFDLFSSSQQISYEWCLLQAFVMYSFACCELSILAVMAYDRYVAICRPLHYQSVMTTRRVSQLICFSWFTPFCIFSINVLLTSRLRLCGVNIYRLYCVNWAIVKLACYESDTFSNNITAYFTIIIYFAHGLFIIWTYMHLIRTCVKSKDDRVKFMQTCVPHLVSLVTFIFAVLFDLMHIRFGSKDLPQSLQNFIAIEFLLLPPVMNPLVYGFKFTKIRNRILGGKNYRH; encoded by the coding sequence ATGGATAATATTTCTGTTGTAAGATTTTTCATTCTATCAGGGTTAAATGAGACAAATGATTACAGAATAACACTCTTGACATTCACTTTACTGTATTACTGTATGATTTTGTTTCTTAATACCTCAATAATTATGATTATCTTCTTGGATCAAAACATACATGAACCCatgtacattttattgtgtAGTTTTTGCATGAATGGTCTTTATGGGACCACAGGTTTCTACCCCAAGTTCCTCTTTGATCTGTTTTCTTCCTCACAACAGATCTCCTATGAATGGTGCCTTTTGCAGGCTTTTGTCATGTATTCATTTGCTTGCTGTGAATTATCCATCCTAGCAGTCAtggcctatgacagatatgtgGCTATATGTCGACCTCTTCACTACCAGTCTGTCATGACAACGAGGAGGGTCTCTCAGCTGATATGTTTCTCCTGGTTCACACCTTTCTGCATCTTTTCCATCAATGTTTTGCTGACATCAAGACTGAGGTTATGTGGTGTAAACATTTACCGACTGTATTGTGTGAACTGGGCAATTGTTAAACTTGCATGCTATGAATCTGACACCTTTTCAAACAACATAACTGCATATTTTACAATTATCATATATTTCGCTCATGGATTATTCATAATCTGGACCTATATGCATCTTATTAGAACGTGTGTGAAGTCTAAAGATGACAGGGTGAAGTTTATGCAGACATGTGTGCCTCATTTAGTTTCTTTAGTCACGTTCATTTTTGCAGTTCTTTTTGATTTAATGCATATACGATTTGGCTCCAAAGATTTACCTCAGAGCCTTCAGAATTTCATCGCTATAGAATTCCTTCTCTTGCCTCCTGTGATGAATCCTCTAGTTTATGGATTTAAATTTACAAAGATACGAAACAGGATTTTAGGGGGAAAAAATTACCGCCATTAA